The nucleotide sequence GCGCCATCTGCCATTTCTATAGTTACGTATTGCTCTTCCTCACTAACAGTGTTCTTCTGAAAAAAGAAAAACAAAGTAGCTCCCAGAGCAACAACCAATACAGCTGCAATACTTAAGTAGCTTCTATAGTTTATCGATCTTACCGGTGTTGTAGCTTGTTTGATATTATTTAATACCTTCGCTTTATTATTGCTGCTTTTTTGTATTCGTTCTAAACTCAGCTCATAATTAAAGCCTACCATTTTCTTAAAATGGACTTTGTTTTGATCGAATTTCAAAAGACGATTTAGTTCTTCCAGCTCTTTGGAAGTAATTTCACCGTCAATATATCTTTCAATTAAATATTCTAATTCTTTCATTTCAGCTTCAACTATGCACTGTTTTACTTAAAAACGTTTTAGATCGGCAAATCCCCTGCTCAAATTTTGATTTTTTTCACATTATTCAAATTAATATTAAATTATAGTTAATAGAAGTGTTATATTAAAAAATGATTAATTTAAGTAAACATAAAAGTGCTTTAAATAATAAATCTTCAACCGATTTGTTCGCATTTCTTTCAACTCATTACATTTTCAAACAAAAATTAGAGCTGTGGAAGAAGAATTTCATAGAGTTGTTTACTTTTGAAGACATTCCCGGAAATCAGAAATAAAGTGTCTACCTCTCAATATTCTAAAAATGAAGAGTTTCTTATTTCGCTAAAGAAAAGCGATGAGAATACTTTTGGGCATATTTTTGAAACCTTCTATGAAAAACTTTTAGCTTTTACTATTGGGTACACTAGAGACAAAGCAATAGCTGAAGATATCGTACAACAAAGTTTTATAAAACTGTGGGAGAAAAGAAAAGATTTAGCTGATGATACTATGATCGATGCTTATTTGTTTACACTTTGTAGAAATAAGTTTATAGATAAATATAGAAAAGAGCGGAAAATTGTTTTGCTAACCGATGAATTATACCTTGAAAGTGCTTTAGAATCTGAAAATGAATCAGATGAAAAAACAGCTTATAAAAAGCAACTTCTACATAAAGCTATTACAAAATTGCCTGAAAAATGTAAGGAGGTTTTTCTATTGAAGCAGAAAGAAAATCTAAGAAATAAAGAGATCGCAGCTTATTTAAAAATTTCTGAAAAAACCGTCGAAGATCATATTTCCAGAGCGATGCGCCTTTTAAGAAAAGAATTGTTGATTTTCCTTATTTTTATGTTTCTTTAATAAAACGATCTTTTCACTTTTAGTTGATATATCCATTTTGGCGGGCATGTGCTACAGCTTCAGCAGAAGTGTTTACCATAAGCACAGGCGTAGAATCAAAATTATCGATAATGCTCTTAACACGATTCATACTTTTTTTGTTCGAAACGCTCCTTAGATAAATTGCTAGAATTCGATCGGAGTGTTGTGCTGCAATTTCAGTATAAATCGTAGCATCATGTTCCCCACTATCCCCTATTAAAATAAACTTTAGATCTGGATAAGTATTCAGGATATTAAAAATCTCTCGTTGTTTGTGTGGCTTCTCGGGCTTTATCGTCGTATCGAAAGGTGTTCTTATATCTCGTAGTAAAATTGGTCCTTTTGGGAATCCATTATAATCCAAAAACAACTTAAGATATTCGTACATATTCCACGGGCTGTTACTTAGATAAAACATAGGATTACGATTTCCTTCGGCTTTTCCTTTATGTAACAACTTATATAAATCTGGCGCTCCTTTTAAAGGCATGCGTTTATAAGCATTGGTCAATAAGGAATTTTTCAGCAGTCGCCATTTTAGAAAAGAGGTAACACCTGTATGCAAAATAGTATCATCAATATCACTAATCACTCCATATTCAGCATCTGCAGAAGGTATTAAAAACTGCCCTTCGAATGGATCTCCTAAAAGTTCGGTTTTTGGTTCTAGCTCTTCACGATAATATAAATGGTAATCTACCCAACCTTCATCATTCGATAATTCAGAAATATTATTTTCTAAAGTTTGATTGAAAAGAAAATATCCTTCATCATTGGTAGTAGTTTCCAACTTGATTTTCCCTGGAAGTTCTAGTTCGATTTTAGCATCAGGAATTTCAAAACTATCAAACTGTTTGTACGTATTAACGAAGGTTTTCCAGGTCTTTTGATCCTGATGAATTTTTAAAGGGGCGTTATCTAACACACGGCCTTTCACAAAAAGCCTGGAATACGTGCCATAACTTCTATAAGGAACAATTAATACCTGATCCAAATTGCGATATCTGCCTAATAATTTTTTTACTCTTTTAAACATTAAAGTTGTTTAGTTGTTTTTGGAATGAATTAATTTTTAGTGTTCACTCAAATTCGCTAAGGCCTTCTCCATGTCTATACTAGATTTAAGAATGCCTTCAAAAAGATCGCCTTTTTCTGAAATTCGCCCGGGAACATTAAAAATAGTAAAATCTGAAATTTTGAGTCCGTTTTTTAATTCATCCCAACCTATGGGTGTTGAAACTGTTGCTCCTGCTTTTGGTCGCACCGAATAAGGCGCTGCAATAGTCTGGCCTTTTCGATTTTGTAAATAATCAAGATAAATTTTATCCTTTCTCGCCTTTACTGCACGTTCCATACTTGTTAGCTCGGGCAATCTTTCCTGAACCAGATAACATATTAATTTTATAAAATCTCTACCTTCTTCGTAAGAATAATTCTCTCCAAAAGGAACGTAAATATGTATCCCTTTTGATCCTGAAGTTTTGCAATATCCATCTATTTTGGCTAAATCTAAAACTTCTTTCACAACTTTAGCAGTTTCAATTACATCTTCAAATGTATTTTTAGCTGAAGGATCTAAATCTATCACACCATAATTCGGCGTACCTAAATTTTCGACTTTAGAATGCCAGGGATTAATTTCTATACATCCCAAATTCGCCATATAAAGCAAGGTAGCTTCATTTTGACAAAGCATATATTCTATATTTTTTTCCGAAGAATCAGAATAAATATTGGTTGTTTTTATCCAATTTGGCAAACTCTCGTTGTCTTTTTGATAAAAACCTTTTTGCTGAATTCCGTTTGGATGTCGGTGTAAATTTTGAGGGCGGCCTTTTAAATATGGAAGCATAACTTCTGAAACCTGCAAGTAATATTCTATAAGATCGTACTTGGTGATGTTGTCTTTAGGCCAATAGATTTTATTAAGATTCGTAAAAGGAACTGAAATGCCGCCAATATCCAAATTTCCTGAAGTTCCATTAACTTTTTCTGCCTCCGGGGCTTCAGTTTTTTCCTCAGGCTTAATTTCTGTAGTTGATTTATCTTCCCGAAGTCCTTTAAAAACAGGATGACGCATGGAGCCTGCTTTTGTCCATTCAGAAAATTTTACTTCACAAATCAGGTCAGGTTTTATCCAATTTGGTGTTCTTCCCTTCAAATTAATTTTAGATGAAAATGGCGATTCTTTCAAAGCCAGATTATCCATTTTCTGAAGTAATTCTTTTTGTTCTGCATTAGAAAATCCGCTTCCGCAGTTTCCCACATACCTCAACTCTCCATCCTGGTACATTCCCAAAATTAACGATCCAAAAACAGCGCCTTTAGAGTTGGTATATCCGCATATTAAAGCTTCCTCGCTTTCAATAGCTTTAATTTTGAGCCAACTTTCGGTTCTATAGCCAGGAGCATAAGTAGAATCGGCTTTTTTAGCCATTACGCCTTCCATTCCGCTATCTACAGCTTTGTTATAGAAAGCTGTTCCCATACCTTCTATATGATCGCAATAAAACGTGTAATCTAAATCTTCTAAAATCTCCGGAATTAGACTTTTCCGATCTTTAAGCGGAAGTTCCAACATGCTGTGACCATTAAGAAAAAGCATATCAAAAACGTAGAATCTTAAAGTACCCGGAGTGTTTTGATCGTAATTTTGCAGCGCCTGAAAATTCGGAATCCCATTTTTATCTACGATTACAACTTCTCCATCAAGAATCACCTGATGGTCTAATTGTTTTAAATCGTTCACTAATAATGGAAATTTAGAGCTGTAATTAATTCCGTTCCTGGAATAAATCCTTACATCACCATCATCGACATGGGCTATTAATCGATAACCGTCCCACTTTAATTCGTAAATCCAATCGGGGTGATTAAAAATTTCTTTAGCTGTACTGGCCAACATTGGTTTTACAGTATCTTCAGGCTTTAGCGTTCTTACCTTCGGCTTTGCTTTACCTTCTTTTTCTTCGGAAGGATTTTCAGCATAAACTTCAGCATCATAAATCAAATCTGTTGAAAATTGATCTTTCTTTTTAATCAATAACCAATGATTATTTTTGCCTTGTTTGGTATGCACCAAAGCGAAATCTCCTTTCACTTTCCCGCCTGAAAATGTGATTTTTAAATCTCCATCTTCATATTGTTCTAAAACCGATTTAGAATCAAGCTTGCTAGAAAATGTCCCAGTGTCCCAAATATCCATTTGGCCGGCACCGTAATTTCCTTTCGGAATCTTCCCCTGAAATTTTAAATATTTAATTGGATGATCTTCGGTATGAACGGCTAGTCTTTTATCTATAGGATTCATAGACGGTCCTTTGGGAACGGCCCAGCTTTTTAGCGTGCCACCAATTTCTAATCTTAAATCGTAATGCAAACGAGTAGCTTTGTGTCGCTGTATTACAAAACGATTTAGATTATCACTAGTTCCTTCATCATCAGGTTCGGGAGTATTTTCAAAATTTCTTTTCTTTTTGTACTCGTCTAGACTCAAAATCAGGAAGCTTTATTCTTTTTCTTTTTATCTAAACTAGCTTTTAATTGTGCCATAAGATCTTTTGCAGGCGTAGGTTTGCTGTCAAATTCTTCTGGCTTAGTGGTTTTTCCTGAAGATTTAGATTTAATAATCTTCATCAACTGCTCATTATAAACATCTTTAAATTTATCGAAACTGAAATCTGTAGTATATTGATCGATCAATGAAATTGCCATATCGACCTCTTTTTTCTGAACTTTAGTTTTAGGCAATTTTAAATCTGAAGGATCACGAATTTCATCTGAAAAACGAATCACATGAAGCACCAATGCATCATTGTATACTCCTACTAAACTTAAGTGTTCTTTTTGGCGCATTACGAAAGTAGCCACACCCAACTTCTTGGTTTTCTTTAAAGCATCCCTTAAAAGATTGTAAGATTTCCCGCCTTCTTTTTGTGGTTCTAAGAAATAAGGCTTTTTAAAAAGCACATCGGCTACCTCTTTTTCATCGATAAACTCCTCGATATCGATGGTTTTACTTTTCTTCATATTGGCATTTTCGAAGTCTTCTTTTTCGAGCACCACGTAGCCATCGTCCTTTTTATAGCCTTTAACAATATCCTTCCATTCTACTTCTTTGCCGGTATCTTCGTTAACTCTTTTATATCGAATTCTATTATTATCACGACGATCCAGCATATCAAGATCTAACTTTCGATCTTCTGAACCTGAATATAATTTAATTGGTATTGACACCAGTCCAAAGCTAATTGAACCATTCCATATCGATCTCATATATTATCATTTAAAGGAAAGTTAGTATAAATAATCGCTGAGATACGTTGTAAAGAAGTTAAAAAAGGAATGTATAGAAAACAAAAAAGCAATAACATTTAGTTATTGCTTTTACCTGTAATCTTAAATATAAACTAGAATTACAATCTTAGACGGTTTTGATCGCCATCATAATTCTCATATCGTTTAACACATTCTTCGATGATTTTTCTAGCTTCTTCAGCATCACCCCATCCACCAACATCAACCTTTTTCTTCTCAAGGTCTTTGTAAACTTTAAAGAAATGCTCAATTTCTTTAATTAAGTGACCATTTAATTCTTTAAGGTCATTTAAGCGATTCCAAATAGGATCTGATACTGGTACACAGATAATTTTTTCATCTGGTCCTTTCTCGTCTGCCATATGGAAAACACCGATAGGCTTTACTTCCATCACAATTCCTGGGAATGTAGGCTCACTTACAAGAACCAATACATCTAGAGGATCGTCATCTAAAGCTAAAGTATCTGGAATAAAACCATAATCTGCAGGATACATCATTGAAGAAAAGATCATCCTGTCGTAACGTACTTTTTTTAACTGAAAATCGTACTCGTATTTATTTCTACTTCCTTTCGGGATTTCAATTAGTACATCAAAAGTCTCTGACATTTTTTTTGTTTTTGTTGAACTTTAATAGATTATCAAATATAATGAAATATGTAACTAAATACGCTGATTTAGAAGTGAAAACCAAAATTCACGGTTACACCAAACGAACGCGCATCGGGATTATCAAAATAATTCCCACGGAAATGGGCATCTATTCTAATAATTTTAAAAATGTTTCCTACACCGGCACTATATTCCCAATAAGGCTCACCATTAGGCGCTACTAAAGGAATACCAGATGCATTTAATTGTTTATTATCTTCAGAAATTTGTCCCCAAACTCCTCTAATTCCTACAATTTCTCTCAGGTTCAAATCTCTTAACAAAGGTATTCTTGAAAAGAATCGACCGTTAAAATTATGTTCAAAATGAGCAGCAACATAAGTATCGGTTACAAATTCATAATAGTCCAACAACGAAAATGTGTTGTAAAGCTGAAAATAGGTTTGGTTACCCGGCACCACACTTAATAATGCTAAAGGCACTTCTCCAAATGTCTTACCGGCCTCTATACTGGCGTTTGCTCTACCAAATCCTCCAACCATTATCGGCTGATTATAAAACAGCTGTAATTTTTTATAATCAAAATCACTATCAAAAAGGTTTTTAATTCCCAATGTATAATTTAGAAAAAGCGTAGGATGATCATCTTCAACTACTTCTCGTTCTACACCATATCCAGAAGTTGTGCGTCCCGGAGTATACATGATAAGGTTAGAAATTTCTGTCTGCTTTAATTCTGAAGATAAATTTGTCCTAGATTCATCAGTATAATAATCTAAACTAAAACCTTCTGAAGCTGCTTCTACCTCTCGATAGGAACCGCTAACTCTAAAACTTAAATTCTCCCAAGGTTCAATTTCTACTGAAAAAACGCTAAGATTAATAGAACTCAAACTATTATTTGCACTTGTACTAATTAAAGCTGAAGAAGCAAGACTACGCCCTAAAACGTCTGTAGTATTGGTTAAATTAACTCCTAATTGCTCTACATCTCGGCGATTTCCGGCTGTGATAATTAAACGATTTTCTGGATCTAATAAAACTTTCCCCTGTATACCGTATTTGAATTTATCATCTTTAAATCCGTAAGCTCCATAACCTTCCAATCGCCATTTATCATGCTGAGAAAAATAGGTTCTGCCTCCACCTCGCACTCGAACACCTTCAACATCATTAAATCCTACGGTAGAAAATACCGGGCCATAATCCCAACCTTCAAAATCTATATAACCCGTAGCTAAAGCTGTAGATACATTATATAGTCGTTTAAATTGCTTCACCGTTCTTAATGTATCCAGCATATCGTACACTCCGCGCTCATCACCATTTAAATCTTCCAACCTATTGGTTTCCCAAAAGTCGTTATCACGATTATACACTTCTTCCCGAAAGCGGTTGACCTGTTTATTGTAGAATGAAGACGGCCGTTCGTTATCGAATTCGTATTCATCATAAAGTACGGTTCGCTTTCCGTAAATTCCTCGTGATTCTTTTTTCTCCCTAAGCGCAAAATCGGCCTGAAAGAAATCTCTTTTCAATAGAAAAACGGAATCACTTAAAACTTCAAATTCCTGCTCTATATAAACGCCTTTTACCCAGTTTAGATTCGCTCCTTTAGACATGTCAAGATTAATATCCTTGATAGCCCAAGTGGTATCGTTAACCCAAAAATCTCCACTAAAAGTAAGTTCATTCTCCCGTCTAGGGTAATAAACAATATTATAGCAGTACTTTCCATCTACATAAGCCGTATCTGCAAGCACATAGTTGTAAACATTAATTCCTGTCTTAGAAAGCGGACTCACAAAATTCTTATCGAAGAATTTTAAGTAGTTGTCGTAAACATCGATCTCATCGTAAATATCACGAACGGTAGAAATTAGCATTTGGTTATCGCTAAATCCTGAGTTTTTATTTCCTTTTAATTCGGTTAATTCTTGCCCGGTTTCATTATCGCCATATACTCTACTTACCGATTCATTTAAAAATATTGGCAAATAGGTTTTCCCGGTAATTCTATTGGTATCAAGATCTTCGAAAATAAATTCCATCCCATTGAAGATTCGGCTTTCTATAAGCGAACTATCAATAGTATTTAAATCGAATTCGAGTTTTTCGTATCTACGATAAGCATATTGATCAAATTTCTTGACTCCGTTTCCTCTACGATTTGCCCAAATTTTCCGCAAAATATCTATAGCAGGATTATTCTTTTTAGAAGTTTCTCCTTTATAAATTTTAACTTCGGAAAGTGATTCTGAAGAAGCGTATAAAGTTACTTTTAGATCTTTATTAGATTTATTTTGAAGACTAACGTCTTTGGACTGATATCCCAAAAAAGAAAAGCTTACTGAAGTATATGTTTTTTGAGATGATAAGGAGAAATTACCATCTTCATCTGTAGTAGTACCCTCGCTGGAGCCTGTGAATATTACGTTGGCAAAAGGTATTCCCGCCCCATCTTCGTCTTTAACAACACCACTAATCTCTGTTTGAGAAAAGACCTGTAAACAACTAAAAATAAATAGGGTAGATAAAAGAAAGTACTTCATATATAAAAACAAAAAACCCCTCATCTATGAGGGATGAGGGGTCAAAGATAGTTTATATGAATTACTTGTACATTACCTTTTTTACAGCTTTAACAACATCTTCACTATTTGGCAACCATTCCTTAAGAAGAACTGGAGAATATGGTGCCGGTGTATCGGCTGTGTTTATTTTAATGATTGGTGCATCAAGAAAATCGAAAGCTTGTTCTTGTACCTGGTATGTAATTTCAGTAGAAATATTTCCAAATGGCCAAGCTTCTTCAAGAATTACAAGTCTGTTTGTTTTCTTTACAGATTCGATAATGGTAGCATGATCCATAGGACGAATAGTTCTAAGATCGATCACTTCCGCAGAGATACCTTCTTTCTCTAATTCGTCTGCTGCTTTGTAAGCTTCTTTGATAATTTTCCCAAAAGAAACGATCGTTACATCAGATCCTTCACGCTTAATATCAGCTTTTCCAATCTCGATTACATACTCTTCTTCTGGCACTTCACCTTTATCACCGTACATTTGCTCACTTTCCATAAAGATAACTGGATCGTCATCTCTAATTGCTGCTTTTAAAAGACCTTTTGCATCGTAAGGATTGGAAGGAACAATCACTTTTAAACCAGGACAGTTAGCATACCAGCTTTCAAAAGCCTGAGAGTGCGTTGCACCAAGCTGACCAGCAGAAGCTGTTGGCCCTCTAAATACGATAGGACAGTTAAATTGCCCACCACTCATCTGGCGAATTTTAGCTGCGTTATTTATAATTTGATCGATTCCAACCAGGGAAAAGTTAAAGGTCATGAATTCTATAATAGGACGGTTACCATTCATGGCACTACCAATACCTATCCCAGAAAATCCAAGTTCAGAAATTGGAGTATCGATTACTCGATCTGGTCCAAACTCTTCCAACATCCCTTTAGAAGCCTTATATGCACCGTTATATTCGGCTACTTCTTCACCCATCAAATAAATGGACTCATCTTTGCGCATTTCTTCGCTCATAGCCTGTTGAACGGCTTCCCTAAATTGAGTTGTCTTCATTATATTTCTTAATATTAATATTTATGACTTTACGAAAACAAAAATAGTAATTCAATAAAGTTTTTACCACATAAACCATTAAAAATTTAGAATTCCGATAAAGTTAATTTTCGTCAATTTCAATCATCCTTATTATCGCTAATAAAATCTATAATTTATTAGTAAAACCTCAACTAACACAAGTTATTTTGAGCTTTACGTAAATTCAACCTTAATTTTTGGGAAATTTTTATTATGCATGCATAGTATTCCTGAATTTATTTATGTAACTTCGTAATCAATACGTTTAATAAAAAGAACTAAAAATATGAAAATATTAGTGTGTATTAGTCATGTACCTGATACAACCTCAAAAATTAACTTTACCGAAGGTGACAGTAAATTTGACACTAACGGAGTTCAGTTTGTTATAAATCCTAATGATGAGTTTGGTCTAACGCGCGCCATGTGGTTTAAAGAAAAACAAGGTGCGAGTGTAGATGTTATAAATGTTGGCGGTGCAGAAACCGAACCTACACTGCGTAAAGCATTGGCTATTGGAGCAGATACAGCTATTAGAATTGATACCACGCCGACTGATGGATTTCAGGTAGCTAAAGAATTAGCTAAAGTTGCAGGTGAAGGAAATTACGATCTTATTATCTGCGGAAGAGAATCTATAGATTATAATGGCGGAATGGTACCTGGAATGTTAGCCGGCATACTTAAAGCTAACTTTGTAAATACTTGTATTGCGCTTGAAGTTGAAGGCGATAAAGCCACAGCAACTCGTGAAATAGACGGTGGTAAAGAAACGCTAACTGCAAGTTTACCACTAGTGATTGGTGGACAAAAAGGTCTTGTTGAAGAAAGTGACCTGAAAATCCCTAATATGAGAGGAATCATGCAAGCGCGTAAAAAACCTCTAAATGTTATGGAGCCAGCCGGAGCTGAAACAGCAACTAAAGCAGTAAAGTTTGAAAAGCCTGCTCCAAAAGGATCGGTTAAAATGATAGATGCCGAAAATCTAGACGAATTAATTGATCTTCTACATAACGAAGCTAAAGTTATTTAGACTTCAATTTAACCGATTTTCAAGGAGATTTTTAATCATTTCAAAATTAGAAAAATGTCAGTTTTAGTATATACAGAATCAGAAGACGGAAAATTTAAGAAAGGAGCGCTAGAAGTTGCTTCCTACGCAAAAGGTATTGCCGATGCTATGGGTACCAGCTTAACTGCAATCTCTTTTAATACAGAAGACACCAGCGAATTAGGCAAATTTGGTGTAGATAAAGTATTGAGTGTTAGCAACGATCAATTAAATAACTTTAATGCAAACGCCTATGCCGATGCTATAAAGCAAGCGGCGCAAAAAGAAGAATCTAAAGTCGTGGTATTTAGCCAATCTGCTAATGGAAAATATATTGCTCCTCTAGTGGCAGTTAATTTAGAAGCTGGATACGTTTCTAATGTTACAGCGTTACCAGAAAGTACGTCACCATTTCAAGTAAAAAGAACAGCTTTTACAAACAAAGCATTTAAGTTTACTGAAATTACTACCGATGTAAAAGTCTTAGGCTTATCCAAAAATGCATTCGGACTTAAGGAAAATGAAGCATCAGCTTCTAGCGAAGCTTTCGAACCTCAACTTTCAGAAGAAGATTTTAAAGTAACAGTTGAGTCGGTTGATAAAGCAAAAGATAAAGTTACTATCGCTGATGCTGAAGTAGTGGTTTCTGGTGGTCGCGGACTTAAAGGTCCTGAGAATTGGGGAATGATCGAAGAAATGGCCGACATTCTTGGTGCAGCTACTGCCTGCTCTAAACCTGTTAGCGACATGGGATGGAGACCACATAGTGAACACGTGGGACAAACAGGAAAACCTGTAGCCTCCAATCTTTACATCGCGGTAGGAATTTCTGGAGCAATACAACATCTAGCGGGAATTAATGCTGCTAAAACTAAAGTTGTGATTAACAACGATCCAGAAGCACCTTTCTTTAAAGCTGCAGATTATGGAGTTGTTGGGGATGCTTTTGAAATAGTTCCTAAGCTAAATGAAAAATTGAAAGAATTTAAAGCGAAAAACGCATAAATTTTATAACTTGTGCCCCTTTAAAGGGCTGTCTAAATCCGGTAAAATGCCCTATTTAGACAGCCTTTTTTAATTTATGGAATATGAGTTTAGTGCGTCTGAATATCAAAGGAATATCATACAGTCAAACCCAGAATGGAGCGTATGCTCTTATATTAAATGAAGTTGGTGGGGATAGAAAATTACCTATAGTAATTGGAGCGTTCGAAGCCCAGTCGATAGCTATCGCTCTGGAAAAAGAAATTAGACCTCCACGACCTTTAACCCACGATCTCTTTAAAAACTTTTCTGATCGTTTCGACATTAACGTAAAACAGGTCATTATTCACAAACTGGTGGATGGTGTTTTTTATTCAAGCTTAATTTGTGAGCGCGATAAGATCGAAGAGATTATCGACGCTCGTACAAGCGATGCCATTGCGTTGGCTTTAAGATTTGATGCTCCTATTTTTACTTATAAGAACATTCTGGAAAAAGCTGGTATTTTTCTT is from Zunongwangia endophytica and encodes:
- a CDS encoding RNA polymerase sigma factor produces the protein MSTSQYSKNEEFLISLKKSDENTFGHIFETFYEKLLAFTIGYTRDKAIAEDIVQQSFIKLWEKRKDLADDTMIDAYLFTLCRNKFIDKYRKERKIVLLTDELYLESALESENESDEKTAYKKQLLHKAITKLPEKCKEVFLLKQKENLRNKEIAAYLKISEKTVEDHISRAMRLLRKELLIFLIFMFL
- a CDS encoding App1 family protein; translated protein: MFKRVKKLLGRYRNLDQVLIVPYRSYGTYSRLFVKGRVLDNAPLKIHQDQKTWKTFVNTYKQFDSFEIPDAKIELELPGKIKLETTTNDEGYFLFNQTLENNISELSNDEGWVDYHLYYREELEPKTELLGDPFEGQFLIPSADAEYGVISDIDDTILHTGVTSFLKWRLLKNSLLTNAYKRMPLKGAPDLYKLLHKGKAEGNRNPMFYLSNSPWNMYEYLKLFLDYNGFPKGPILLRDIRTPFDTTIKPEKPHKQREIFNILNTYPDLKFILIGDSGEHDATIYTEIAAQHSDRILAIYLRSVSNKKSMNRVKSIIDNFDSTPVLMVNTSAEAVAHARQNGYIN
- the ligD gene encoding DNA ligase D, which gives rise to MSLDEYKKKRNFENTPEPDDEGTSDNLNRFVIQRHKATRLHYDLRLEIGGTLKSWAVPKGPSMNPIDKRLAVHTEDHPIKYLKFQGKIPKGNYGAGQMDIWDTGTFSSKLDSKSVLEQYEDGDLKITFSGGKVKGDFALVHTKQGKNNHWLLIKKKDQFSTDLIYDAEVYAENPSEEKEGKAKPKVRTLKPEDTVKPMLASTAKEIFNHPDWIYELKWDGYRLIAHVDDGDVRIYSRNGINYSSKFPLLVNDLKQLDHQVILDGEVVIVDKNGIPNFQALQNYDQNTPGTLRFYVFDMLFLNGHSMLELPLKDRKSLIPEILEDLDYTFYCDHIEGMGTAFYNKAVDSGMEGVMAKKADSTYAPGYRTESWLKIKAIESEEALICGYTNSKGAVFGSLILGMYQDGELRYVGNCGSGFSNAEQKELLQKMDNLALKESPFSSKINLKGRTPNWIKPDLICEVKFSEWTKAGSMRHPVFKGLREDKSTTEIKPEEKTEAPEAEKVNGTSGNLDIGGISVPFTNLNKIYWPKDNITKYDLIEYYLQVSEVMLPYLKGRPQNLHRHPNGIQQKGFYQKDNESLPNWIKTTNIYSDSSEKNIEYMLCQNEATLLYMANLGCIEINPWHSKVENLGTPNYGVIDLDPSAKNTFEDVIETAKVVKEVLDLAKIDGYCKTSGSKGIHIYVPFGENYSYEEGRDFIKLICYLVQERLPELTSMERAVKARKDKIYLDYLQNRKGQTIAAPYSVRPKAGATVSTPIGWDELKNGLKISDFTIFNVPGRISEKGDLFEGILKSSIDMEKALANLSEH
- a CDS encoding Ku protein; this translates as MRSIWNGSISFGLVSIPIKLYSGSEDRKLDLDMLDRRDNNRIRYKRVNEDTGKEVEWKDIVKGYKKDDGYVVLEKEDFENANMKKSKTIDIEEFIDEKEVADVLFKKPYFLEPQKEGGKSYNLLRDALKKTKKLGVATFVMRQKEHLSLVGVYNDALVLHVIRFSDEIRDPSDLKLPKTKVQKKEVDMAISLIDQYTTDFSFDKFKDVYNEQLMKIIKSKSSGKTTKPEEFDSKPTPAKDLMAQLKASLDKKKKNKAS
- a CDS encoding inorganic diphosphatase, with protein sequence MSETFDVLIEIPKGSRNKYEYDFQLKKVRYDRMIFSSMMYPADYGFIPDTLALDDDPLDVLVLVSEPTFPGIVMEVKPIGVFHMADEKGPDEKIICVPVSDPIWNRLNDLKELNGHLIKEIEHFFKVYKDLEKKKVDVGGWGDAEEARKIIEECVKRYENYDGDQNRLRL
- a CDS encoding DUF5686 and carboxypeptidase-like regulatory domain-containing protein, translated to MKYFLLSTLFIFSCLQVFSQTEISGVVKDEDGAGIPFANVIFTGSSEGTTTDEDGNFSLSSQKTYTSVSFSFLGYQSKDVSLQNKSNKDLKVTLYASSESLSEVKIYKGETSKKNNPAIDILRKIWANRRGNGVKKFDQYAYRRYEKLEFDLNTIDSSLIESRIFNGMEFIFEDLDTNRITGKTYLPIFLNESVSRVYGDNETGQELTELKGNKNSGFSDNQMLISTVRDIYDEIDVYDNYLKFFDKNFVSPLSKTGINVYNYVLADTAYVDGKYCYNIVYYPRRENELTFSGDFWVNDTTWAIKDINLDMSKGANLNWVKGVYIEQEFEVLSDSVFLLKRDFFQADFALREKKESRGIYGKRTVLYDEYEFDNERPSSFYNKQVNRFREEVYNRDNDFWETNRLEDLNGDERGVYDMLDTLRTVKQFKRLYNVSTALATGYIDFEGWDYGPVFSTVGFNDVEGVRVRGGGRTYFSQHDKWRLEGYGAYGFKDDKFKYGIQGKVLLDPENRLIITAGNRRDVEQLGVNLTNTTDVLGRSLASSALISTSANNSLSSINLSVFSVEIEPWENLSFRVSGSYREVEAASEGFSLDYYTDESRTNLSSELKQTEISNLIMYTPGRTTSGYGVEREVVEDDHPTLFLNYTLGIKNLFDSDFDYKKLQLFYNQPIMVGGFGRANASIEAGKTFGEVPLALLSVVPGNQTYFQLYNTFSLLDYYEFVTDTYVAAHFEHNFNGRFFSRIPLLRDLNLREIVGIRGVWGQISEDNKQLNASGIPLVAPNGEPYWEYSAGVGNIFKIIRIDAHFRGNYFDNPDARSFGVTVNFGFHF
- a CDS encoding pyruvate dehydrogenase complex E1 component subunit beta translates to MKTTQFREAVQQAMSEEMRKDESIYLMGEEVAEYNGAYKASKGMLEEFGPDRVIDTPISELGFSGIGIGSAMNGNRPIIEFMTFNFSLVGIDQIINNAAKIRQMSGGQFNCPIVFRGPTASAGQLGATHSQAFESWYANCPGLKVIVPSNPYDAKGLLKAAIRDDDPVIFMESEQMYGDKGEVPEEEYVIEIGKADIKREGSDVTIVSFGKIIKEAYKAADELEKEGISAEVIDLRTIRPMDHATIIESVKKTNRLVILEEAWPFGNISTEITYQVQEQAFDFLDAPIIKINTADTPAPYSPVLLKEWLPNSEDVVKAVKKVMYK
- a CDS encoding electron transfer flavoprotein subunit beta/FixA family protein translates to MKILVCISHVPDTTSKINFTEGDSKFDTNGVQFVINPNDEFGLTRAMWFKEKQGASVDVINVGGAETEPTLRKALAIGADTAIRIDTTPTDGFQVAKELAKVAGEGNYDLIICGRESIDYNGGMVPGMLAGILKANFVNTCIALEVEGDKATATREIDGGKETLTASLPLVIGGQKGLVEESDLKIPNMRGIMQARKKPLNVMEPAGAETATKAVKFEKPAPKGSVKMIDAENLDELIDLLHNEAKVI